One segment of Brassica napus cultivar Da-Ae chromosome C3, Da-Ae, whole genome shotgun sequence DNA contains the following:
- the LOC106355225 gene encoding uncharacterized protein LOC106355225, which translates to MAMKRNGKSHVSSDSDEQFMSFKDVSLGPHEAQLRFRLIHFWEAPNPVKKTLIGLEMLLIDEQGTVIQGFIPPGRIKKYLPDMKRGSVYKLINFYGSKNKPVYRVADHVATVSFAWNSEMSVLHEIPISFDEDRFRFHSHEDFEANCDLKGDLYDVIGHMKLVDGQTLIERPSLDDVKIVTTRHIVIHVQSHDGPVLKLYLWDQAATDFCKKFNSCENTPTVLLVTTVNTKRLGGTLALSSMSPTRVFMDYDVQPTRDYFTWLGSNPEIANQVCADVITKRETLSIAEIFSYMTQESAKAAFFECTATIDDVVHGSPWYYIACSGCHSKATNGPSSLICTNTKCQKVNTTGVLEYRAKISVYENNEQAFFVLLGDAGRELTGRHASELVSSYFEANKSEGADHEVPVPEALISTIGQTHKFCVKVTDHNFSGNTRAITVTKILSLDTPSPTEASVGNDIAAMSEGATQSGDAVCEPHKGGGDTADEGSKRACSSSDPTCEN; encoded by the exons ATGGCGATGAAACGAAATGGGAAGTCGCATGTCTCCTCCGACTCTGATGAACAATTCATGTCCTTCAAGGATGTCTCTCTAGGTCCCCATGAAGCTCAACTACGCTTCCGACTCATCCATTTCTGGGAGGCTCCGAACCCGGTGAAGAAGACACTGATTGGCCTCGAAATGCTCCTCATCGACGAACAG GGAACTGTTATTCAAGGATTCATCCCACCGGGGCGAATTAAGAAGTACTTGCCAGATATGAAACGCGGATCAGTTTACAAGCTCATCAATTTCTACGGATCGAAAAACAAACCGGTGTATCGGGTTGCTGATCATGTCGCAACCGTGTCTTTCGCATGGAACTCTGAAATGTCGGTTCTTCACGAGATTCCCATCTCTTTTGATGAAGACCGTTTCAGGTTTCATTCACACGAAGATTTTGAAGCCAACTGTGATCTCAAAGGTGACCTCTACG ATGTTATTGGCCACATGAAGCTGGTCGATGGACAGACTCTTATTGAGCGTCCCAGCCTTGACGATGTGAAGATTGTTACCACTCGGCATATTGTGATTCATGTGCAGTCGCATGA TGGACCTGTGCTGAAGCTCTACCTTTGGGACCAGGCTGCAACAGACTTTTGCAAGAAATTCAACTCCTGTGAAAACACTCCGACAGTGCTTTTGGTCACAACTGTTAACACTAAACGTCTCGGAG GAACCCTTGCCCTATCCTCTATGTCCCCCACACGGGTCTTCATGGACTATGATGTCCAACCAACTAGGGATTATTTCACCTG gCTGGGCTCTAACCCAGAGATTGCTAACCAAGTTTGCGCCGACGTCATCACTAAGCGTGAGACACTGTCTATAGCAGAAATATTCTCCTATATGACTCAGGAATCTGCAAAG GCTGCCTTTTTCGAGTGCACGGCTACTATTGATGATGTTGTTCATGGCTCTCCTTGGTACTACATTGCATGCAGTGGGTGCCATTCTAAGGCTACCAACGGCCCAAGTTCGTTGATTTGTACAAACACAAAATGTCAGAAGGTTAACACAACTGGCGTTCTAGA GTACCGGGCTAAGATTTCtgtttatgaaaacaatgaacAAGCTTTCTTTGTCTTACTTGGAGATGCTGGTCGGGAGTTGACTGGGAGACATGCATCCGAATTAGTTAGCAGCTACTTTGAG GCTAATAAAAGCGAAGGAGCTGATCATGAGGTGCCTGTCCCGGAAGCTCTAATCAGCACCATCGGACAGACACATAAGTTCTGTGTGAAAGTTACTGACCACAATTTCTCAGGCAATACTCGAGCGATAACTGTCACCAAGATCCTCTCTCTAGACACACCATCACCCACGGAAGCTTCAGTTGGAAATGACATTGCTGCAATGTCCGAGGGAGCAACGCAGTCTGGAGACGCCGTCTGTGAACCTCATAAAGGCGGTGGAGACACTGCAGATGAGGGGAGTAAGCGGGCGTGTAGCAGTTCTGACCCAACATGTGAGAATTAG